A single region of the Micropterus dolomieu isolate WLL.071019.BEF.003 ecotype Adirondacks linkage group LG02, ASM2129224v1, whole genome shotgun sequence genome encodes:
- the samd9l gene encoding sterile alpha motif domain-containing protein 9-like — MADKLGQSLQNWTESQVSTWLRSIGVKEQYVEKLFDEEVDGQILLALNEDFLKTKICMKSGPAHLIIQKRDELINSQPKSQVKKKLTSGNKTELEQKKIDQKSVLCLSTTSEGSLAQSSERDQDILKERPTSQEQCVLTSKEDCRPRPFDQEGIDFIYVKHRVLQPESGAFNLTSPCHEFKSFSVAATLDRKRLQAKFAKEVLKFATGCMNIRSNGTIHVGVMDSKEDAGYVHGEIIGIPVTEKDIYVDALDYIEKSFSSDKEHVRQCVRPPRFIEVMDRESTEKKYVVEVDIVPSISIVKSKVYAVRLPNFKEATNKVEFEKEAILRRVGSKTEPVNDKDLSDFYQRVKDRDAQREEAEKNQFLNAPDFCKDLGRKLTMLMTSGKKFIEKEKWFILVTNKFIPDDLCNIDWLLNMNMFCVFDFDPDSKTSGLCSRYLQHHAANMHSLQSYRISGDMSINEFTSHLHLFEQTSWIFCNGRTDFKGNETPCDEMTWIKTKMTFLRESVSLICKQILPKGTFQVIFLLTSSVEKPLLHTFYEFFTDMEGHEDIICICESQGNFQKWQSFAEGSCGTEIVNNSSVVGMKMSHINATLQQIQPVKACASKHLPVFVKGTCLLETHQEEQMYSLEILTVDHCDETSKDFIDEEKANIEQQFYRGGRVNWLHFWLAEHKYVGEVIERDAYHDVSKLLNDALKWNADQTPVNSINIYHHPGSGGSTVARQVLWNNRKDLRCAVVKPSYSAALVAQHTVELREYEEKDPQRCLPVLLLIEDSDKEYLDDLRNELEVAINIKRIQYGTLCFILLSCRRSHDPERRCKESPLQNVSVTHKLSDQEKRKFSGKRQALEEQYEA; from the coding sequence AAGTCGCAAGTGAAGAAAAAGCTCACTAGTGGCAACAAAACTGAGTTGGAACAGAAAAAGATTGATCAGAAGTCAGTTCTATGTCTTTCTACAACAAGTGAAGGTTCTCTGGCACAGAGTTCAGAGAGAGATCAAGATATCTTAAAGGAGAGACCAACTAGTCAGGAACAATGTGTGTTGACTTCAAAGGAAGACTGCAGACCACGACCATTTGATCAAGAAGGAATTGATTTCATATATGTAAAGCACAGAGTTCTGCAGCCTGAATCAGGTGCTTTTAATCTGACATCTCCATGCCATGAATTTAAGTCTTTTTCTGTAGCTGCTACACTGGATCGCAAAAGACTCCAAGCCAAGTTTGCCAAAGAGGTTCTTAAATTTGCAACGGGCTGTATGAATATCAGATCAAATGGCACAATACACGTTGGAGTGATGGACAGCAAGGAGGATGCAGGGTATGTGCATGGTGAGATAATTGGTATACCTGTAACAGAGAAAGACATTTATGTAGATGCTTTGGACTACATTGAAAAGAGTTTCTCCTCTGACAAAGAGCATGTACGACAGTGTGTGCGGCCACCAAGGTTCATTGAGGTTATGGATCGAGAAAGTACAGAAAAGAAGTATGTGGTAGAAGTTGACATTGTGCCTTCCATAAGTATCGTTAAGAGCAAGGTGTATGCAGTTCGTCTGCCAAACTTCAAAGAGGCAACTAACAAAGTAGAATTTGAGAAAGAAGCGATTCTACGGAGGGTGGGCTCAAAAACTGAGCCAGTGAACGACAAAGACCTCAGTGATTTTTACCAGCGAGTCAAAGATCGGGATGCTCAAagagaagaagcagagaaaaatCAGTTCCTCAATGCTCCAGACTTCTGCAAAGACCTTGGAAGGAAACTCACAATGCTAATGACTAGTGGGAAGAAATTCATTGAAAAGGAGAAATGGTTCATACTTGTCACAAACAAATTCATACCTGATGACCTTTGCAACATTGACTGGCTGCTTAACATGAAcatgttctgtgtgtttgactTTGACCCAGACTCAAAGACATCGGGTCTTTGCAGTAGATATCTTCAGCATCACGCTGCAAACATGCATTCTCTGCAGAGCTACAGGATATCTGGTGACATGAGCATCAACGAATTCACAAGCCACCTGCATCTTTTTGAACAAACTAGCTGGATCTTTTGTAATGGCCGTACTGACTTCAAAGGAAATGAAACTCCATGTGATGAAATGACTTGGATCAAGACAAAAATGACTTTCCTGCGGGAATCTGTGTCTTTGATCTGTAAACAAATTTTGCCAAAAGGGACGTTCCAGGTCATTTTTCTCCTTACATCATCAGTTGAGAAGCCACTCTTGCACACTTTTTATGAGTTTTTCACAGACATGGAAGGCCATGAAGACATCATCTGCATCTGTGAATCACAGGGAAACTTCCAGAAGTGGCAAAGCTTTGCAGAGGGGTCGTGTGGAACAGAAATTGTGAATAATTCCAGTGTTGTTGGGATGAAAATGAGCCACATTAATGCAACTCTGCAGCAGATACAACCTGTTAAAGCATGTGCCAGCAAACACTTGCCTGTCTTTGTGAAAGGGACATGTCTACTTGAAACACATCAAGAGGAACAGATGTATTCTCTGGAAATTCTGACAGTCGATCATTGTGATGAAACAAGCAAAGACTTCATCGATGAGGAAAAAGCAAACATTGAACAGCAGTTCTACCGTGGTGGGAGAGTGAACTGGTTGCATTTCTGGCTTGCTGAGCACAAGTATGTTGGAGAAGTAATTGAAAGAGATGCTTATCATGATGTTTCCAAACTTCTCAATGATGCCTTGAAATGGAATGCAGATCAAACTCCGGTGAACAGTATAAACATCTACCATCATCCAGGAAGTGGTGGAAGCACTGTGGCAAGACAAGTGCTGTGGAACAACAGGAAAGATCTAAGATGTGCAGTTGTGAAGCCTTCATACTCAGCTGCTCTTGTTGCACAACATACAGTTGAACTAAGAGAATATGAAGAAAAAGATCCACAGAGGTGTCTTCCTGTGCTACTCCTCATTGAAGACTCTGACAAAGAATATCTAGATGATCTCAGGAATGAACTAGAAGTTGCCATTAACATCAAAAGAATCCAGTATGGAACTCTCTGTTTCATTTTGTTGAGCTGCAGACGGTCCCATGATCCAGAGAGGAGATGCAAGGAGTCTCCATTACAGAATGTGTCTGTCACTCACAAACTGTCTGATCAAGAGAAGAGAAAGTTTTCTGGAAAACGACAGGCACTTGAAGAACAATATGAAGCCTGA